In Aestuariibaculum lutulentum, one DNA window encodes the following:
- a CDS encoding LOG family protein yields MRKEQHPKGWNAIKTNDSWAIFKIMGEFVNGFEKMSKIGPCVSIFGSARTKSDQKYYQLAESIARRIVEAGYGVITGGGPGIMEAGNKGAHIGGGTSVGLNIELPFEQHDNPYIDSDKSLDFDYFFVRKVMFVKYSQGFVVMPGGFGTLDELFEAMTLIQTHKIEKFPIILVGTEFWEGLIDWIKSTLLSHGNISPDDLNLIHLVDSEDEVIDILDGFYKESGLSPNF; encoded by the coding sequence ATGAGAAAAGAACAACACCCTAAAGGGTGGAATGCGATAAAAACGAACGATTCTTGGGCAATATTCAAAATCATGGGCGAATTTGTCAATGGTTTTGAAAAAATGAGTAAAATAGGCCCTTGCGTATCCATATTTGGTTCAGCCAGAACAAAATCAGATCAAAAATACTATCAACTTGCCGAAAGCATCGCCAGACGTATTGTCGAAGCTGGCTACGGGGTAATTACCGGTGGTGGTCCAGGTATTATGGAAGCCGGAAACAAAGGTGCTCATATTGGCGGCGGAACATCGGTTGGATTGAATATAGAACTACCTTTTGAACAACACGACAATCCTTATATAGATTCAGATAAAAGTCTGGATTTCGATTATTTCTTTGTTAGAAAGGTTATGTTCGTTAAATATTCACAAGGCTTTGTAGTTATGCCAGGTGGCTTCGGAACTTTAGATGAATTGTTTGAAGCAATGACTCTGATTCAGACCCATAAAATAGAAAAATTCCCGATTATCCTTGTCGGGACTGAATTCTGGGAAGGCCTTATAGACTGGATTAAATCAACACTTCTAAGTCACGGTAACATAAGCCCTGATGATTTAAATTTAATTCATTTAGTGGATTCTGAAGATGAAGTTATAGACATCTTAGATGGTTTCTATAAAGAATCCGGTTTAAGTCCAAATTTTTAA
- the uvrA gene encoding excinuclease ABC subunit UvrA, with the protein MSHFEEFIEVKGARVHNLKNIDVSIPREKLVVITGLSGSGKSSLAFDTIYAEGQRRYIETFSAYARQFLGGLERPDVDKIDGLSPVIAIEQKTTSKSPRSTVGTITEIYDFLRLLYARASDAYSYNTGDKMVSYSDEQIKELIIKDFKGKRINVLAPVIRSRKGHYRELFEQIAKQGFVKVRTDGEIQDLKKGMKLDRYKTHDIEIVIDRLVIDESADNDKRLTETINTAMYHGEDVLMILDQDSQEVRYFSRNLMCPSSGISYPNPEPNNFSFNSPKGACPACNGIGTMRKVNEKKIIPDDTLSIKNGALAPHGPEKNSWIFKQLNTIAQRYNFDLSDPYKDIPEEAKHLILYGGNEKFSIESKSLGVTRDYKIDFEGVANFIENQYKTAETTSLKRWAKDYMDKIECPECHGTRLKKESLYFKINEKNIAELANTDVSELAAWFNELNKHLSEKQLKIAEEVLKEIKSRLQFLLDVGLNYLSLNRSSKSLSGGEAQRIRLATQIGSQLVGVLYILDEPSIGLHQRDNEKLINSLVSLRDIGNSVIVVEHDKDMIERADYVIDIGPKAGKHGGKIISIGTPQELLTHDTLTADYLNGTKEIEIPEKRREGNGKFLELNGCTGNNLKNVSVKFPLGKMIGVTGVSGSGKSTLINETLYPILNAHYFNGVKKPMPYKSIKGLEHIDKVIDINQSPIGRTPRSNPATYTGVFSEIRSLFAKIPEAMIRGYKPGRFSFNVKGGRCETCQGGGLKVIEMNFLPDVYVECETCQGKRFNRETLEIRYKGKSISDVLDMTINESVEFFEHIPKIHNKVKTIKDVGLGYITLGQQSTTLSGGEAQRIKLATELSKRDTGNTFYILDEPTTGLHFEDIRVLMIVLNKLANKGNTVLIIEHNLDVIKAVDHIIDIGYEGGKGGGKVVVEGTPEEVAMHKKSYTAKFLKKELGL; encoded by the coding sequence ATGAGTCATTTCGAAGAATTTATAGAAGTAAAAGGAGCCCGAGTACACAATTTGAAAAACATTGATGTATCAATTCCTCGTGAAAAACTTGTGGTTATCACAGGGTTATCCGGCAGTGGAAAATCATCATTAGCTTTTGATACCATTTACGCTGAAGGACAACGACGATACATAGAAACCTTCTCGGCGTATGCCAGACAATTTCTAGGAGGACTGGAACGTCCTGACGTTGATAAAATCGACGGACTTTCACCCGTAATCGCGATAGAACAAAAGACCACAAGTAAATCACCACGATCTACTGTAGGTACCATAACCGAAATCTACGACTTTCTACGTTTGCTTTATGCGCGTGCCAGCGATGCCTATAGCTACAATACCGGAGACAAAATGGTTAGCTATAGCGATGAGCAGATTAAAGAATTAATTATAAAAGATTTTAAAGGCAAGCGCATTAATGTTTTAGCTCCGGTTATTCGTTCGCGTAAAGGTCATTATCGTGAATTATTCGAACAGATTGCAAAACAGGGTTTTGTTAAGGTTAGAACAGACGGTGAAATTCAAGACCTTAAAAAGGGCATGAAACTCGATCGTTACAAAACGCACGATATTGAAATTGTAATTGACCGACTAGTAATAGACGAATCTGCCGATAACGATAAACGCTTAACTGAAACTATCAATACTGCAATGTATCATGGCGAAGACGTTTTAATGATTCTTGATCAGGATTCACAGGAAGTTCGTTATTTCAGCAGAAACTTAATGTGTCCGTCTTCTGGTATTTCATATCCAAACCCAGAACCTAATAACTTTTCATTTAACTCGCCAAAAGGCGCTTGTCCGGCTTGTAATGGTATAGGCACCATGCGAAAAGTCAACGAAAAGAAAATTATTCCTGACGACACCTTATCTATTAAAAACGGTGCATTAGCCCCACACGGACCAGAAAAGAACAGCTGGATTTTTAAACAACTTAACACCATTGCACAGCGATATAATTTTGACTTATCAGACCCATACAAGGACATTCCTGAAGAAGCCAAACATTTAATTCTTTACGGTGGAAATGAAAAATTTTCAATAGAAAGCAAAAGCTTAGGTGTTACCAGAGATTACAAAATAGATTTTGAAGGCGTTGCTAATTTTATTGAAAACCAATATAAAACTGCCGAAACCACATCGCTTAAACGTTGGGCAAAAGATTATATGGATAAAATTGAATGTCCGGAATGTCATGGCACCCGTTTAAAGAAAGAATCTTTATACTTTAAAATAAACGAGAAAAACATTGCTGAACTCGCCAATACTGACGTTTCAGAGTTAGCCGCATGGTTTAATGAATTAAACAAACATCTTTCGGAAAAGCAATTAAAAATCGCGGAAGAAGTTTTAAAAGAAATTAAATCAAGACTTCAGTTTTTATTAGATGTCGGATTAAACTACCTATCACTAAACCGCAGCTCTAAATCCCTTTCAGGTGGCGAAGCGCAACGTATTCGTTTAGCAACACAAATAGGCTCACAACTTGTAGGTGTGCTATACATTTTAGATGAACCAAGCATTGGTCTGCACCAACGAGATAACGAAAAACTAATTAATTCTTTAGTTTCACTAAGAGATATCGGTAATTCAGTGATAGTAGTTGAACACGACAAAGACATGATTGAACGTGCCGATTATGTTATCGACATCGGTCCGAAAGCAGGGAAACACGGTGGAAAAATCATTAGTATCGGTACACCACAAGAACTTTTAACTCACGACACCCTTACAGCTGATTATTTAAATGGTACAAAAGAAATTGAAATTCCTGAAAAGCGTCGAGAAGGCAACGGTAAATTCCTTGAACTTAACGGGTGTACGGGTAACAACCTTAAAAATGTATCGGTTAAATTTCCTTTAGGAAAAATGATTGGGGTTACCGGTGTTTCTGGTAGTGGAAAATCGACTTTAATAAACGAAACCCTATACCCGATTCTTAACGCGCATTACTTTAACGGCGTTAAAAAACCTATGCCTTATAAAAGCATTAAAGGCTTGGAGCACATAGACAAGGTTATCGATATCAACCAATCGCCGATTGGTAGAACGCCAAGAAGCAACCCGGCTACATACACCGGTGTTTTTAGTGAAATACGTAGCTTATTCGCTAAAATTCCAGAAGCAATGATTCGCGGGTACAAACCGGGACGCTTTAGCTTCAATGTAAAAGGCGGACGCTGTGAAACCTGTCAAGGTGGCGGATTGAAAGTCATCGAAATGAATTTCCTTCCAGACGTATATGTGGAATGTGAAACCTGTCAAGGAAAACGCTTCAACCGTGAAACTCTTGAAATTAGGTACAAAGGAAAATCTATTAGTGATGTATTAGATATGACCATTAACGAGTCCGTTGAATTCTTCGAGCATATCCCTAAAATTCACAATAAGGTTAAAACCATTAAAGATGTTGGCTTAGGATATATCACACTCGGACAACAAAGCACTACCCTATCTGGTGGCGAAGCACAACGCATCAAATTAGCGACCGAATTAAGTAAGCGCGACACTGGAAACACCTTCTATATTTTAGATGAGCCCACTACGGGATTGCATTTTGAAGATATTCGCGTGTTAATGATTGTGCTTAACAAATTAGCCAACAAAGGAAATACGGTGCTAATTATAGAACACAATCTGGATGTTATAAAAGCAGTAGATCATATTATCGACATAGGTTACGAAGGCGGTAAAGGCGGCGGTAAAGTAGTTGTTGAAGGCACCCCCGAAGAAGTTGCCATGCACAAAAAGAGTTATACGGCTAAATTTTTAAAGAAAGAATTAGGTCTTTAA
- a CDS encoding acyl carrier protein phosphodiesterase: MNYLAHIYLSGENELVTIGNFIADGIKGKAYKNYDTDIQIGILLHRNIDTFTDAHQVVRQSTKRLHEKYGHYSGIIVDILYDHFLAKNWQQYHHSSLKVYAENFYDTLKNHYDLLPLRIQNMMPYMMTDNWLLSYASIDGISRVLDGMNRRTKHRSSMNEAVNELEEFYDEFENEFLEFFDELMLFSKQKLKEHTYIINKNAS; the protein is encoded by the coding sequence ATGAATTATTTAGCCCATATTTACCTTTCCGGAGAAAACGAATTAGTTACTATTGGTAATTTTATTGCCGATGGCATCAAAGGAAAAGCCTACAAAAACTACGATACCGATATTCAAATTGGTATTCTACTTCACAGAAACATCGACACCTTTACAGATGCACATCAGGTAGTCAGACAAAGCACTAAGCGTTTACATGAAAAATACGGTCATTACTCGGGTATTATTGTCGATATTCTTTACGATCATTTTTTAGCAAAAAACTGGCAACAATATCACCACAGCTCCCTTAAAGTTTATGCCGAGAATTTTTATGACACTTTAAAGAATCATTACGACCTGCTTCCACTTCGTATCCAAAACATGATGCCATATATGATGACCGACAACTGGTTGCTAAGCTACGCTTCAATAGATGGCATTTCAAGGGTTTTAGATGGTATGAACCGACGCACCAAACATCGCTCAAGTATGAATGAGGCCGTTAATGAACTTGAAGAGTTTTATGATGAATTTGAAAATGAGTTTTTGGAATTTTTCGATGAACTTATGCTGTTCTCTAAACAAAAACTAAAAGAGCACACTTATATTATTAATAAAAATGCTTCGTAA
- the glmM gene encoding phosphoglucosamine mutase, which yields MTLIKSISGIRGTIGGQVGENLTPIDAVKFAAAYGTWIKQQRDKKDYKVVVGRDARISGKMIQDLVMNTLVGMGIHVVDIGLSTTPTVEVAVPMEHADGGIILTASHNPKQWNALKLLNAKGEFLDGVEGAKILDFAESGTIDFADVDSLGKITKNKAYIDLHIIEVLDLPLVTVSPIEEARFKVVVDGVNSTGGWAIPLLLERLGVEVVKLYCEPNGHFPHNPEPLKEHLSELSKRVVEERADFGIVVDPDVDRLAFVDENGEMFGEEYTLVACADYVLSKTPGNTVSNMSSTRALRDVTEKYGGTYEASAVGEVNVVKLMKQNKVVIGGEGNGGIIYPDAHYGRDALVGVALFLSLLAEKDMKVSELRKTYPDYYMSKKKIELTPGLDVDAILKSIEERYQNEQLSTIDGVKIDFAESWVHLRKSNTEPIVRIYTEAKSQILADELADKFIEEIGEIAGINV from the coding sequence ATGACATTAATAAAATCGATTTCGGGAATTAGAGGAACCATAGGGGGGCAAGTAGGAGAGAATTTAACACCTATTGATGCGGTTAAATTTGCAGCGGCATATGGTACATGGATTAAGCAGCAGCGCGATAAGAAAGATTATAAGGTAGTTGTTGGGAGAGATGCACGTATTTCGGGTAAAATGATTCAGGATTTAGTGATGAATACTTTAGTGGGTATGGGTATTCATGTGGTGGATATAGGATTATCTACAACACCAACTGTTGAAGTAGCTGTGCCTATGGAACATGCCGATGGCGGAATTATATTAACAGCAAGCCATAACCCAAAGCAGTGGAATGCTTTAAAGTTATTAAATGCAAAAGGTGAATTTTTAGATGGGGTTGAAGGTGCTAAAATATTAGATTTCGCTGAAAGTGGGACTATAGATTTTGCGGATGTTGATAGTCTTGGGAAAATAACTAAAAACAAAGCCTACATCGATTTACATATCATTGAGGTTTTAGATTTGCCTTTAGTTACGGTAAGTCCAATTGAAGAAGCGCGTTTTAAAGTTGTAGTGGACGGAGTGAATTCTACAGGTGGCTGGGCAATACCTTTATTGCTTGAACGTTTGGGGGTGGAAGTTGTTAAATTGTATTGTGAGCCTAACGGACATTTTCCGCATAATCCTGAGCCATTAAAAGAGCATTTGTCTGAGTTGTCAAAACGTGTGGTTGAAGAACGTGCCGATTTTGGTATTGTTGTAGATCCGGATGTAGATCGTTTGGCTTTTGTGGATGAAAATGGAGAGATGTTTGGGGAAGAATATACACTTGTGGCCTGCGCCGATTATGTGTTAAGTAAAACACCTGGTAATACGGTGAGCAATATGAGTTCTACACGTGCATTGCGCGATGTTACTGAAAAGTATGGCGGAACTTATGAAGCCAGTGCGGTAGGGGAAGTAAACGTGGTGAAACTCATGAAGCAAAATAAAGTGGTTATTGGAGGTGAAGGTAACGGAGGAATTATTTATCCAGATGCACATTACGGTCGTGATGCTTTGGTTGGCGTGGCTTTATTTTTAAGCTTGTTAGCTGAAAAGGATATGAAAGTAAGCGAACTTAGAAAAACGTATCCAGATTATTATATGAGTAAAAAGAAAATTGAGTTAACACCAGGTTTAGATGTTGATGCTATTTTGAAATCCATTGAGGAACGTTATCAGAACGAGCAATTGTCAACTATTGATGGTGTGAAAATTGATTTTGCCGAAAGCTGGGTGCATTTAAGAAAAAGCAATACAGAGCCAATTGTTAGAATTTATACCGAAGCAAAATCTCAAATTTTAGCAGATGAATTGGCAGATAAATTTATTGAAGAGATTGGAGAGATAGCAGGAATTAACGTTTAA